DNA from Lemur catta isolate mLemCat1 chromosome 7, mLemCat1.pri, whole genome shotgun sequence:
TGCACATCTTTCTGGCTAATCTCTATGTTCTGGTGCCTCCTGTACTCAATCCTATTATCTATGGAGTTAGAACCAAGGAGATTCGGAGTCGACTTCTAAGACTGCTTCACTTGGGAAAGATCTCAATCTAAGTTCTGAGCAGAACTTGgagttaagaaaaaataagtgggAAGGGTAgttagttgtccagataaattTGAATAGATGGAGACCCGTGATGTGAGAGGGATTGTATGGCATGGGAGGAAGCCCTCCAAGAAAGAGGAATGGTTGTATAAATTGAATTCAGTGGGGCCAGGTGTtgggggctcacgcctgttatcctaccactctgggaggcccaggtgggaggatgacttgagttCAAGATTTCAAgaagagcctgagcaagagtgagacctcatctctataaaaagaaaataaaaaataaaaaaattggatttGGTGATTAACACATTAAACATGTTCATTGAGTTGCCCAGAAAGGaactgcatttttttctgtagtCTCCGACGGGGCTGTAATATGCCAAACAAGAAGGCAGTCCTGTTGTGGAGAGGACATTGCACCTGATGGTGGGAATGTTCTTCTGGAgcatcaaaattttataaaagaacaatTTGCAGTGAATTGGAATCTGAACTCCAAAATTCTGGGTAGGGGTTAAGCATGTAAAGGCTAAAATCAGAGTGCCTGGATTTGAACTTTGACTCCTTCAATTAGTTTTCTGTTTAGCCTGTTGCTAAATTTTCTGTGTCTGGTGTGGTCAATTGTAAAAGAGGGTAATGATAATACCTGACTTTTGAGGTTGTGATGAggcataaataaattattgagcATATGGAAAAATTTAGAAGAGTGCTTGAAATGTAAAATTCTCaatgcataaatataaaatgaaaaattcatataacttctaaaaatattagtTCAGTTTTATGACTTACCTAAGACTTTTTTTTACATAATGTTCCATTACACAATTATTGTGACTATATTATATAACTATTCTGTAAAATCTAGACATTGTTTGGGATGTGATTAGtggttaataaaattatattttcccattaCCCCTCTACTACTccactttggaattttttttcctcttagccATAAATACATTCCCTATTTAATATTTAGCAATGCTGATTTAGAGTCTAAGTGCCCTTCTGCATAGTTCTTCATTGaatgtaatcctagtactctgggaggccgaggggggtggatcgctcgaggtcaggagttcgagaccagcctgagcaagagcgagaccctgtctctactaaaaatagaaagaaatgatctggccaactaaaaatatatatagaaaaaattatccgggcatgttggcacatgcctgtagtcccagctactcgggaggctgaggcaggaggattgcttgagcccaggagtttgaggttgctgtgagctatgctgacgccacggcactcactctagcccagacagagtgagactctgtctcaaaaacaaacaaacaaacaaaaaattttaattttacctatctatattatctataatttacatatatataaattattattagaaCATAGTTTACAACTATGTATCAAAGATGTATACACTTGATTGTATAAcaatcaataaaaaaatctacCTGAAATAAGAATTTGTACTGTCACTGGTGACAGCACAGTTTCACCACAGTAGTATCCATTcagaaaacataatgaaaaaaattccacTCAAAATAACAACCAGAAAAATGTAATGTTTAAATAAGCCCAAAtgtataggatttttttttacaggGAAATAAGTGCAACTAAATGACCGAAAACATTCCCTATTCTAATAGGAAAGTCTGTCAATTGTAAATTTCTCAATTCTTCTCTAATGTAAAAATATAGTGGAAAGCTAATCAAAATCTCATTTGGTCTTTTCTAAAATTTGACATCTGCTATAAagtgtatttggaaaaaaaaagagacacaatTAGCCCATGGTATTTTGCAAGCCAATCATTGTACTTTTTgccattaaatatttcaaagttaaaataattGAAGAAGCATAGTCTTAGtagatgaaataaaaagcaaagaagcagaaatacacataaacacatgtaGGATGTAGTAAAGAAGATACTTAGATACAATGTAGATAGCTGTTGGACTCAGGGGTGCAAAAATTCCGATACCACAAATCCTGCCCTACTCCATTCTTTTGGGGATAAGGATTAAAGCATAAATTAGGTCAACTTGATTTATTACACTTGTTAAGAGTATGGGCTTAGAAATTAGACTGCCTAATTTCAAACCCTGGCCCTAATATGAAGAAGCTTTATCACTTTAAGCAATGTGCTTCCCTCTCCACATGCTTTAGCtatcctcatctgtgaaacagggataCTATCACTACCTGCAGGAAAGGACTATTGTATGGAATCAGAGTAAAGAGCCTGAAAGAAGATCTGACATATAGTAAAGCTTCAGTAAGTCTTagcaattattaaaattaaatgtaagtaGCAAAACcctaaaatatcttataaaatacAAGCTTATGTTTATGATGGAGATAATAGGAGAATGtcccaaataaataaagaacacagaagcatAAAAGCACTTTCTAGTCTTTGGATAAAACATTTCTCTTAAATTGTTGTCCACCTCCctgaatatttatgatataaattGTCACTGCAGAATGTACCAGGTTTGTtttaggtttttctctttttgtgtctggctttctaGCAAATCTCTTATTCTAGAGAAAAAGTGCAATTTCTATGGAGGCAGCCAGGCTCTAAGCCCATATAATCAAAGCTTTGCAACTCTATCTTCTCTTCTCCGCCTACACAACCCCCTTGCCCTGTCCTTCCTGGCTCAGATATTTGATCTTGGACCACAGCTGACTGGGTGGTCAGAGCAGGGACAACAGATGGGGAATTCCAACAGGCCTGTACTTGCAGTAACATCAGCATGCAGGGATCGCCTCTCCCCAAATTCCCAACAGCCTTTATTCTCCCAAACAAAAGCTCTGGTCCTGTGACATCTTCTATTTGATTTGTGTCTGTCCAGTCATCCCAACCACTTTCTCCTTCAGTTGCTCATTTACTCACTCATCATCAACACTCATTCAATTGTTGATAGTTTTTTATGCGCCAGGCCCTACCTTAGCTGCTAGGTAGAAGACAGTGACCCTCCCTACCCCAGACACCTCCCTCTCCTGGATTCACCAAGGAGCTGAGCATGAGGCTGACGAAGTCAGTCTCTGATGAAGCTAGAGCAGGGATTCCAAGCATCTGGTCAACTATGCAGGGCTCTCAGGTTATGGCCAGAGAACAATCCACTAAATGAACACTCCTCCAAGGCCAGGACTTATAGACCCATCCCACCTGCGGTCTGGCCTGGTGAGCTGGGCTTAACTAATATGAGCCTCCAGGTTTCCTTTGGCACAGGTGGAAGGCAGGTAAAAGCAGTGACATTTCATtccatggtgtttttttttttttcttagattaacCTGACCTTCCAAGGTTGGAAATCAGAGGTTAGGTTGTACATCTTCTGCAGTCAGAGGCAGCCCCAGAGCACTCGCCTTGTGAGTTGCAGGAAATAGGGAAGTtaagtcttttttcttcctttcccctagCAACACCATAAACAGTTCTTTTGATCTGGACGTGAACTCCCCACTGATGGGGAGTGGAGTGAGGGATGGAGGGGCCTGGAAGCCCTGTGCTCCACCTAGAGATTGAAACCTAAATGACCGGAATAAAGTTGTTCCCAAAAGCTGGTTTCATCTCCTTTAAACCACATGCTGGTATCTCAAAGGTAGATAGGCTGGTCACGGTATCCTGGGCCCCAGGTGGAGGATCTGTTTCTCACAGTTCCTGAGAGAACCCCCACACTCAGTCTCCGACATCTAAGCACATACCACAGCCACTTTTACCATAGTGGTATCCTCCACCAagaattcttttccttccttgatAGGAATAGGGCatgaatatttcttatatttatattccCCCATTCTGTGATGAAACTCTGCTTTAACAGACTGTGTTTTGTATGTGTGCTTGTTCATGTATACATAGGGTGTGCCCATGTGAAGGTGTATTTAAGTGGATAAGCATTGTATGTTTGTCCATTTCTCCACAGTGTGTTTACCAGTGTGATCCCATGGGCACATTTATGTGCTTATGAACTGGAAATCAGGGTTCACTTGATTGACTTTCGAATTGTAACACTTTTACCCTAAACATACATGGGTACTGGAAAGCATCCCTGAATGTAAACAAGAATTTAGTCTGAGATGCCGAGGGCACCTCCTACCTCATGCCTTTGTAGGTAATGGCTCTTTTGCAGGAATACTCTTCTGTCCCCCTTCGAAGCTTTATCTGTTTCATTCTTACCACTTTTCAGGTTTTAGCTTGCAGTAAACACTTACAGAAGCCTTTTCTGTCTCCCCAGACTAGATTAAGCTCTTGTTCATGCTATTTCAGAGCTacccatcttttcctttatagcacGTACCATagtttgtaattatatataatgaGTATTCTTCATACACTCACGGTCTGAACAATTTCTGCTACCAGATCATAAACTCATGAGGGCAGGATCATGTCTCTTTTACTCACATTGAATTCCTAATAGCAAGCAGAATGCTGTGCACAGGGTAGACACTCAATTTTTTGAGCTATAAGTTGCAAGAAATCAACTCTCTGAATCTGGCTACAAGAGACTTTATAAACCTGGTGAGATTCAGGAATCTGAGAACCTCAGCCTGAATCCTTGCTGCTGTATCTGTATCCAGTCAGAGATGAGCATCAAATCCTTAAAGTGATAGCCCTGTGGGATATTCAGGTAAATGAAAGTAAGAAACTGTGCCCACTCTTCTGCCAGGCTGGTGGTAGGGAGCCAAAGCACAGAGTACATGGTGGTAGCTCCTACAGAGCACAAAATCTGGAGGAAGTCTGGAAGGCCACCAAGAAAGCTGCAAGCCTCAGCCGTCACAATGTTGCAGCAACATTTCCTCCTCTATTCTCTATACCTCTGAGTCTTTTAACTTCAAACCTTTTAGTTTCCCCTCCAAGCCCCTCTGTCCACGTAGAGATAACCTTTATCACCGCCTCTTCTCCCATACCCTCCCCCTTTCTCACAGCCCACAGAAATCAGACTCAGGCAGCAGCTGACACTGGAGAGCGGATGTAATTGCATCTCAAGGTAGGCAGACACAGAGCTCAGACTGGGGCCCCCCAGTGGTACTGTGGTGGGGGTGGTTGAGTCACACACAGAACCCCCACCCTGTTTCTGGCTCTTAGTCTTTCTCATTAACTCTGGAACAACATTGTCTCCGCAGTAAAGGGCATCATAGTAAATTTGGTTTATAGTGCAGCTGTACTCAAGAATGGGGAACCTAGGGGAATAGGATATGGGGAAAAGGCAGAGGAGAAGATATGGTCTGAATGGCTAAGGCTCCTACAACTGCCTCAGCTTCTCCACAGCAGCATCCACATCACCCCCTGTGGCAATCAGGGCCTGAAGATTGGCTTCGGGATTCAGAAAGCCCATGGCCTGCAGTTGCTCCAGTTGCACCCGGAAGTGAGCCTCAGGCTGCAGCTGCTGGGGATTGGCACTAGCTAAAGCTTGCAGCATCTGGAGGAAGGGAGTAGAATGGAAGCCCAGCTCTGTAGCGCCCTGTGCTTGAGATACCTCAggagctggggttgggggtgggtccTCAGATATAAGGGCACCTTCCCTAGACTCTGTACCTCCTGCCGAACTCCCCAGCCCTGCTAGGCAAGGCATGAACCAGAGTAGGAGGCGAGGTGCTTCAGTAGCCAGGGTCTGCAGACCCTGCTCAATCTGCAGCAGGGCTTGCGTGGCACGGGGGTTTGCAATGGACGCCTGAAGGTGCATCAACAATGGCAGCTGTCGGTGTATCTCCTGCAACTGTGGGACCTGATTTGTGCCGGCTGGCCTCAGAGATCTCGGATAAGTTGGTGGTGGCAGCCAGGGAGGCTCAGAGCCTCCAGGAGTGGCTGCCATGAAGGAAGGTGGTGAAGGAACAAATGGAACTCTGTTGGAAGAATCCCCCAGCCCTGAGACAAGATCAGGCAAGCTTGTGCCGTGGCCAGTAGAGCTTTTGCCTGCACCATCTAGGCCTTCACCTTGTCCAGTACTGTTCTCTGTGGGGTATCTCAGGAAAGCTGGGCAGGAGGACTTTTCCTTGATTGCTACTGACTCCTTGGGGAGAGGCTGGCCTGACCCAGGTCCCTGGGATGAGGGTGAAGTTGGGAGAACTCTGTTTCCTGGTGGTGGTACTTCCTGGCTTGGACTGAGGGTGGATGTGGTCCCCTGCAGAAAGGTCCCCAGGGATTGGGGGGTCTCATATAATTGCTGAAGGTAGTCATAGAGCCCTATATTACCCAGAAAGCTTGGAACCCTATTCCTAATTTCAGACGCATCCTGGTCCCCAAGCCGCCTTCCTCGCCTGCTACCTGAGCCTCCATAGGTGGAAGTCCAGGGGTTAGGGAGAGGGTCACAATTCTCTGTCCTTGAAGGTTGGCTGTTGCCGATGGTGCCATTAGCAGTAGTGGCAGTGGCAAAGGGGTTGCCACCAAACTGCTCCTGTACTGCATTAAGCATTGGGTCCATGATATCTGTGTACATGGAGCGAAGCACATTGTAGCCACCAGGGATGCTCTCTAGGTTACTGAGCGCCCGGTCCTGGCTACGCATCATCTCTTGCATCATGGCAGGGTTACGTAGAAACTCCAGTGTCTGCCGCATGATTTCAGGGTTGTTGAGAATATGCCCAATCTCAGGGTTGTGCTGGATCAGCTGCTGCATATGGGGGTTATCAAGAACCAGCTGGCGCACAAGGCCCGTGTTGGACAGCAGACCCTGGATGAAGGGTTCATCAATGAGCTGGGCCACAAACTCAGGCACAGATATGTGCTGCCACGTTAGCGAGCCTGGCTGATCCGGGAAGCTGCCGGGGGTTAGGCCCAGCCCATTGAGCCCTGTAAGGACACCCAGGCTGAAGGAAGGAGACCCATCTACTGGGAAAATGGAGCTTGGCTGAGGGAACGATCTAGGACTTGGGCCCGGGGCAGGGACTGAAGCAGCTGGGCACTTGGTGCCCGTGGTGCGGTGCTGCATCTTGATGACCAGGTGGAGAGTGAGGCCGTCTCGCACTCCACACTGTGCCAGTGAGTCAGGGTCTTTGAGGATTTTGCCAGCAAAGATTAGAACCAGCTGATCAGGGTGGGCCTTAAAGCGCTGGGATATCTCTTCTTTCAGTTGCTGGATGGTGCATGTGTCCGTTACTGAGAAATCCTCCTTGTCCTTGGGTGTCTTCACTGTCACCTTGATGAGGTGGGGATCCCGGACTGGTGCTGGGCTGCTCTGTGGCAGGGCCTCTCCACTTTTGGCCATGGTGGCAGCAGGGGGCCCAGGTCTGTGGGGACACAGCTGAGGGGATGGGGATGGGAGACCAAGTTCATCCTTTCAGTCAGTGGCAAAGGTAAGAAAGGTGAGCATGAAGAGGGTCTCAGGGCTCAGGGTCAGGAAAACTATAGGGGCCACACAGAAGAGGCCATGAGATTCCTGAGACAGGGTGCTTTGGGGGGATTGTGGGATTGAGAGATGTTGTGGTCAGTAGAAAGAAAGCTGGGGCCCTGGGAAAGAAGTCTGTAGGTGATGAGTATGAGGACAAAGGTAGGAGGAAGGGCCCAGTCTGGGGTATACATACCAGTCAGCTGTGGCCCCGTCCTTCCTCTTAGGCAGGGTTCCAAACCGCCCTCATCTTGCTGCACAGCCACCCCTGAGGCCTTCTGGGCCGGAACCCACTCTCTCAGGTCGCTTCTGTGACCTCAGTACTGACATCACAGCCTCACACAATGGATTCTGGAGACTTCTCCAAGGTGCTCTGGATCCTGGGAactcctgctcccccacccttGACCTCTTCTACTTCCTTTATCTCAATTGCCTTCCTCACAGTGAGGGTCCTGGGCTGACCACTCCTTCTCAGGCCAAGAGCCCTGCTCCCACACAACCTCATGTATGGTATGTGGAGACCCACACAGGGATTGGATCATTGTAGAAAGCACCTCAGTCCTTTGTGTCCCCATTTAGACCCAACTTCAGCTACTTCCTAGTCTAGGGTCTTCTTTCCTGGCATCCTATGACCTTGCTTTCTGTCTAATTCAACATTAACCatgaattctttatgtattttcaaaGTATTGATTTGCTGATAGATGGGATTTTGAGTATAAAGTGAGGGGTCAAGAATgacatgagttttttttttacttttttgtttttaattattattatctcccAGAGGACCTCAAAGAAAGTTATTTACTGAGATAAATAAAAGGCCATGGAATAAACAGGTTGTTAAATAGAAAATCAGCAAGTTGTTAAACAGTTCCACACATATTTGAGATGTCTATTTTATATCAAAAGTGAGATGTAGAGAGGTGATTGAATATTATAAGTCTCAAGTTCATCagcatttaaataatatttaaaatcattgaCTGGTTAAGATTAATTGGTTAGTGAATACAGGAAACAGAAGAGATTAAAAATCTCAGTCTTGTGTCTGTATTAGAAATCTGCAAGATCAGAAGAATTcagcaaaggaaactgagaagaaataaaacagtaaggtagagagagagagtataCAAAGGAAGAAGAGTTTCAAAAAGGAGAGagtaccagcctgagcaagaatgagaccccgtctaccaaaaatagaaaaattttctgggggtggtggcatgcacctgtagtcccagttacttgggagtctggagcaggaggatcacatgagcccaggaattggaagctgcagtgaactacaatgacaccactgcactctaaaaaaagaaaagagagagagagagagagagagagtaaccAACTGTATCAAAAGATGCTGCTAAGTCAGTAGGATGAGGACTGAAAATTTGTTACTGGATTTGACAAGGGAGAACTGGAAACCATAATGAGACCAGTGTTAACAGAATGTTAGAGACAGAAAGCCTGATTGGAGTGtgtttaacacactgactgccatactagaaaaaaaaaattccgtggggccatggtgttttattaaaacaaaacgatcctttctaatttgttattttttattgatttctgtggatgttatatgcaacacaatccacgtttttagaattaatttgtcaatattaattgtaacaataagaacatcaacaagtacaattttcacgaaccaacttcAGGGTTTTCTTCATGCAgacctgggctcaaaactagcctaagttaaatacaactcacatggcagtcaatgtgttaagagCAAATGGGTTGGAAAGGAAGTGGATCCAGTATGAGTGTGATAAATGAGAGAAAGGGGATGATGGCTCTGTGGGAATGTGGAGTTAAATGctttttaggattttcttttccttaagatGAGAATAGTGCATGACATTTTTATTCTGATGGGAACAATccaatgaatagaaaaaaaatgatgcataagaaaaggaaaataatttaagagtAAGTTCTTGATTAGCGGGGTTAGAGAGATTGGGAACAAGGGCCCATGTGGAGAGCTTGGTTTAGAAACACGGACAGTTTATTCATTGTAACACAGCGGAGGACGGAGTGTAGAGGTACAGATGTAGGTTAGTTGGTCAATTCAGTGGACACAGGTAGAAGGCCTTTCTGATCACTGTTGTCTTCTTGAATCagatagaaaaggaaatattgaagATTTTAGAAGAGCAGCAAAACAGGTATGAAATTATCATCTCAAAGAATAAGATAGTGAATTGACTTGGACAGTAAATTTCCAAGTGTGGTCCGCAGATCTGCAGCATCAGCACTCCTGGAAACTTGCTACAAATAAGAAATTTGGGCCCTACTCTAGACCTCCTGAGTCAGAAACCCTTAGACTATAGCTAAGAAATATGTGTTTTAGTACAGCCTCCCGGTGATTCTTTTGCAGATTCTGGGTGAGAACTGTAAGCAGctccataagcaagaaaacatttttgaacagtttttttttttttttttt
Protein-coding regions in this window:
- the UBQLN3 gene encoding ubiquilin-3 — translated: MAKSGEALPQSSPAPVRDPHLIKVTVKTPKDKEDFSVTDTCTIQQLKEEISQRFKAHPDQLVLIFAGKILKDPDSLAQCGVRDGLTLHLVIKMQHRTTGTKCPAASVPAPGPSPRSFPQPSSIFPVDGSPSFSLGVLTGLNGLGLTPGSFPDQPGSLTWQHISVPEFVAQLIDEPFIQGLLSNTGLVRQLVLDNPHMQQLIQHNPEIGHILNNPEIMRQTLEFLRNPAMMQEMMRSQDRALSNLESIPGGYNVLRSMYTDIMDPMLNAVQEQFGGNPFATATTANGTIGNSQPSRTENCDPLPNPWTSTYGGSGSRRGRRLGDQDASEIRNRVPSFLGNIGLYDYLQQLYETPQSLGTFLQGTTSTLSPSQEVPPPGNRVLPTSPSSQGPGSGQPLPKESVAIKEKSSCPAFLRYPTENSTGQGEGLDGAGKSSTGHGTSLPDLVSGLGDSSNRVPFVPSPPSFMAATPGGSEPPWLPPPTYPRSLRPAGTNQVPQLQEIHRQLPLLMHLQASIANPRATQALLQIEQGLQTLATEAPRLLLWFMPCLAGLGSSAGGTESREGALISEDPPPTPAPEVSQAQGATELGFHSTPFLQMLQALASANPQQLQPEAHFRVQLEQLQAMGFLNPEANLQALIATGGDVDAAVEKLRQL